From Skermanella sp. TT6, a single genomic window includes:
- a CDS encoding LysR family transcriptional regulator, which produces MTTDLNLVSVFLAVADAGSFRAAADRIGVTRPAVSQAIRRLEDRLGVALVQRTTRSVSLTEAGAQLYRRVAPAIAEVGTALDAARDREAKPTGLLRLAVSSIAERFISGPLLAGFSEAHPGVQLDVTVTDEEFDIVAEGYDAGVRLGEVIEQDMIAVPVSGDQRQLVVAAPSYLERFGAPSHPTELPRHACIGWRSAPEVAPYRWEFEEDGREFDVAVDPRITTNDMWLMIRTACAGGGLTFGMEETFRPYLDRGELVPVLEEYCPPFPGFFLYFADRRNLPPKLRALIDHVRYRGA; this is translated from the coding sequence ATGACCACAGATCTGAACCTCGTTTCCGTGTTCCTCGCGGTCGCCGACGCGGGAAGCTTCCGCGCCGCCGCGGATCGCATCGGCGTGACCCGGCCCGCCGTCAGCCAGGCGATCCGGCGCCTGGAGGACCGGCTGGGCGTCGCCCTGGTCCAGCGGACGACGCGCAGCGTCAGCCTGACCGAGGCCGGCGCGCAGCTCTACCGGCGCGTGGCACCGGCCATCGCCGAGGTCGGGACGGCGCTCGATGCCGCCCGGGACCGCGAGGCGAAGCCGACGGGGCTGCTGCGGCTCGCGGTCTCCTCGATCGCCGAGCGGTTCATCTCCGGCCCGCTGCTCGCGGGGTTCAGCGAGGCCCATCCCGGCGTGCAGCTCGACGTGACCGTGACGGACGAGGAGTTCGACATCGTCGCGGAAGGCTACGATGCCGGCGTCCGGCTCGGCGAGGTCATCGAGCAGGACATGATCGCGGTGCCGGTCTCGGGCGACCAGCGCCAGCTCGTGGTGGCCGCGCCGTCGTACCTGGAGCGCTTCGGCGCGCCGTCCCATCCGACCGAGCTTCCCCGGCACGCCTGCATCGGCTGGCGCTCCGCCCCGGAGGTGGCGCCCTACCGCTGGGAATTCGAGGAGGATGGCCGGGAGTTCGACGTGGCGGTCGACCCCAGGATCACGACCAACGACATGTGGCTCATGATCCGGACCGCCTGCGCCGGGGGCGGCCTGACCTTCGGCATGGAGGAGACGTTCCGGCCCTATCTCGACCGGGGGGAACTGGTGCCGGTGCTGGAGGAATACTGCCCGCCGTTCCCGGGCTTCTTCCTCTACTTCGCGGACCGCCGGAACCTCCCGCCCAAGCTGCGAGCCCTGATCGACCACGTCCGCTACCGCGGCGCCTGA
- a CDS encoding 2-hydroxyacid dehydrogenase, translated as MSTIILLAASFPAELKDRITGIAGNGPRCRVAGPFDPPTGAALSPGDAAAVRVLVTMGTLRTDAEVMARLPSLGLICCYGTGYEGVDLEEARKRGIMVTHSPAANAPAVADHAMALLLAAGRRIALADRFVRDGLWSGHSAARMPLVRGLTGRRIGVFGFGAIGRRIAARAAAFEAEVAYHNRSRKPDVPYAFHDTLESLADWADVLMIAARADAGNRHRVGREVMKALGPDGIVVNIARGSIVDQEALIDLLRSGELGGAGLDVFEHEPAVPDALRAIPHAVLTPHIGGGTHEAHEAMQGLVAANVAAFLAGAPVVTPVPEMA; from the coding sequence ATGAGCACCATCATACTCCTCGCCGCTTCGTTTCCCGCCGAACTCAAGGACAGGATCACCGGGATCGCCGGGAACGGACCCCGCTGCAGGGTGGCGGGCCCGTTCGACCCGCCGACCGGGGCCGCCCTTTCGCCCGGCGACGCGGCGGCCGTCCGCGTGCTGGTCACCATGGGAACCTTGAGGACCGACGCGGAGGTCATGGCCCGCCTGCCCTCGCTCGGCCTGATCTGCTGCTACGGCACCGGCTACGAGGGCGTCGACCTGGAGGAGGCGCGCAAGCGCGGGATCATGGTCACGCACAGCCCGGCGGCCAACGCCCCGGCGGTCGCGGACCACGCGATGGCGCTGCTGCTGGCGGCAGGCCGGCGGATCGCCCTGGCCGACAGGTTCGTCCGCGACGGGCTGTGGAGCGGCCATTCCGCGGCGCGCATGCCGCTGGTGCGCGGGCTGACCGGGCGCAGGATCGGCGTGTTCGGCTTCGGCGCGATCGGCCGGCGGATCGCCGCCCGCGCCGCGGCGTTCGAGGCGGAGGTGGCCTATCACAACCGGTCGCGCAAGCCCGACGTGCCGTACGCCTTCCATGACACGCTGGAATCGCTGGCGGACTGGGCCGACGTGCTGATGATCGCGGCGCGGGCGGATGCCGGAAACCGTCACCGTGTCGGCCGGGAGGTGATGAAGGCGCTGGGTCCGGACGGCATCGTGGTCAACATCGCGCGCGGGTCGATCGTGGACCAGGAGGCGCTGATCGACCTGCTCCGGTCGGGCGAGCTGGGCGGCGCAGGGCTCGACGTGTTCGAGCACGAACCCGCGGTACCCGACGCCCTGAGGGCCATCCCGCACGCTGTTCTGACCCCGCATATCGGGGGCGGCACCCACGAGGCCCACGAGGCGATGCAGGGCCTGGTCGCCGCCAACGTCGCGGCGTTCCTGGCCGGCGCTCCCGTGGTGACGCCGGTGCCCGAGATGGCGTGA
- a CDS encoding ABC transporter ATP-binding protein: MIEAKDVTKRYDGTVVVRDVSLRLPAGGVISIIGPNGAGKSTLLSMISRLLPMSAGTVTVDGLDVTRTPSAVLAQRLSILRQDNHIASRLTVRDLVEFGRYPYSKGRLTEADRAHVERAIDHLGLGALSGRFLDQLSGGQRQRAFVAMVLCQDTDYVLLDEPLNNLDMRHAVSMMKQVRRFADEMGKTIVLVLHDINFASCYSDHIVAMRDGAVLFQGPPEAVIREEVLEAVYDLPMTVQVVEGKRICVYFT, translated from the coding sequence ATGATCGAGGCGAAGGACGTCACCAAGCGCTATGACGGCACCGTCGTGGTCAGGGACGTGTCGCTGCGCCTGCCGGCGGGCGGCGTCATCTCCATCATCGGCCCGAACGGGGCGGGGAAATCGACGCTGCTGTCCATGATCAGCCGCCTGCTGCCCATGTCCGCCGGCACGGTGACGGTCGACGGGCTGGACGTGACCCGGACGCCGAGCGCCGTCCTGGCGCAGCGTCTCTCCATCCTGCGCCAGGACAACCATATCGCCTCGCGGCTGACGGTCCGCGACCTGGTGGAGTTCGGGCGCTATCCCTATTCGAAGGGCCGCCTGACCGAGGCCGACCGCGCGCATGTGGAGCGGGCGATCGACCATCTCGGCCTCGGCGCGTTGTCCGGGCGCTTCCTGGACCAGCTTTCCGGAGGGCAGCGGCAGCGCGCCTTCGTCGCGATGGTGCTGTGCCAGGACACCGACTATGTCCTGCTGGACGAGCCGCTCAACAATCTGGACATGCGGCATGCCGTTTCCATGATGAAGCAGGTCCGGCGCTTCGCCGACGAGATGGGCAAGACGATCGTGCTGGTCCTCCACGACATCAATTTCGCGTCCTGCTATTCGGACCACATCGTCGCCATGCGCGACGGCGCGGTGCTGTTCCAGGGACCGCCCGAGGCGGTCATCCGCGAGGAGGTGCTGGAGGCCGTCTATGATCTCCCCATGACGGTGCAGGTCGTCGAGGGCAAGCGGATCTGCGTCTATTTCACCTGA
- a CDS encoding iron chelate uptake ABC transporter family permease subunit, with product MPTPRQALLLLSFAALAAIAAFMTLGVRGNWDFVLPFRGTKVAVMVLVAYAVAVSTVLFQTVTGNRILTPAIMGFDSLYVLIQSCAVFLLGSTNVAMIDHRLRFGGEVAVMVAFSVVLYGAIFSRSRRDLHLLILVGIVFGIFFRSLANFLQRLIDPAEFAFLQDRFFASFNSVESDLLATAALLVAAVSLVAWRIMHSFDVLALGRERSIGLGVDHRRMVTIVLVLVAVLVSVSTALVGPITFFGLLVANLAYLAVPSGKHRFVLPAAVLLAVIALVGGQTILERIFAFDTNLRIIIEFLGGIVFISLVVQGKAR from the coding sequence ATGCCGACCCCGCGGCAGGCGCTGCTGCTCCTTTCCTTCGCCGCGCTGGCGGCCATCGCCGCCTTCATGACCCTCGGCGTGCGGGGAAACTGGGATTTCGTCCTGCCCTTCCGCGGGACCAAGGTCGCCGTGATGGTGCTGGTCGCCTATGCCGTCGCCGTCTCCACGGTGCTGTTCCAGACGGTGACCGGCAACCGCATCCTGACGCCGGCCATCATGGGCTTCGATTCCCTCTACGTGCTGATCCAGAGCTGCGCCGTGTTCCTGCTCGGATCGACCAACGTGGCGATGATCGACCACCGGCTGCGCTTCGGCGGGGAGGTCGCGGTGATGGTGGCCTTCTCCGTCGTCCTCTACGGCGCGATCTTCTCCAGGAGCCGGCGCGACCTGCACCTGCTGATCCTGGTCGGAATCGTCTTCGGCATCTTCTTCCGGAGCTTGGCGAACTTCCTCCAGCGGCTGATCGATCCGGCCGAGTTCGCCTTCCTCCAGGACCGGTTCTTCGCGAGCTTCAACTCGGTCGAAAGCGACCTGCTGGCGACGGCCGCCCTCCTGGTCGCCGCGGTGTCGCTGGTCGCGTGGCGCATCATGCACAGTTTCGACGTGCTGGCCCTGGGGCGGGAGCGGTCGATCGGCCTGGGGGTCGACCATCGGCGGATGGTGACGATCGTCCTGGTGCTGGTGGCGGTGCTGGTGTCGGTATCGACGGCGCTGGTCGGACCGATCACCTTCTTCGGGCTGCTGGTGGCGAACCTGGCCTATCTGGCGGTCCCGTCGGGCAAGCACCGCTTCGTGCTTCCGGCCGCCGTGCTGCTCGCGGTCATCGCCCTGGTCGGCGGGCAGACGATCCTGGAACGGATCTTCGCCTTCGACACCAACCTTCGGATCATCATCGAGTTCCTGGGAGGAATCGTGTTCATCAGCCTAGTCGTACAGGGGAAGGCCCGATGA
- a CDS encoding ABC transporter permease, with the protein MTKFLLAAAGVGLLAVLSLFVGATPLSPATLLAAGPESEAVRVLLASRIPRTVAVILSGMAMGVSGLIMQLIVRNHFVEPGTAGTVESASLGILIATLLAPGIDLIGKMTVAALCALAGTALFLFILSRIPLRSALLVPLIGLMLGGIFDSVTTFFAYRYDLLQSLNAWTTGDFSGVLRGRYELLWIAFALTAAAYLAADRFTVAGMGRDFTTNLGMNYRRALSFGLVIVSMSTAVVVATVGTIPFLGLIVPNLVSMAVGDNARRAVPWVALGSAAFVLVCDLIGRTVRHPYEIPVGTIVGVVGSALFLYLLLRKGASDG; encoded by the coding sequence ATGACGAAATTCCTCCTCGCCGCGGCCGGCGTCGGCCTGCTGGCCGTCCTCAGCCTGTTCGTGGGAGCCACTCCCCTGTCGCCGGCCACGCTGCTCGCCGCCGGGCCGGAGAGCGAGGCCGTGCGGGTGCTGCTGGCCAGCCGCATCCCCCGCACCGTCGCCGTGATCCTGTCCGGGATGGCGATGGGCGTCAGCGGCCTGATCATGCAGCTGATCGTGCGAAACCACTTCGTCGAGCCCGGCACCGCCGGGACGGTGGAATCCGCGAGCCTGGGCATCCTGATCGCGACGCTGCTGGCGCCCGGCATCGACCTGATCGGCAAGATGACGGTCGCGGCCCTGTGCGCCCTGGCCGGCACGGCCCTGTTCCTGTTCATCCTGAGCCGCATCCCCCTGCGCTCGGCCCTCCTGGTGCCGCTCATCGGCCTGATGCTCGGCGGGATCTTCGACTCCGTCACGACCTTCTTCGCGTACCGCTACGACCTGCTGCAATCGCTGAACGCCTGGACCACGGGCGACTTCTCCGGCGTCCTGCGCGGCCGCTACGAACTGCTGTGGATCGCCTTCGCCCTGACCGCCGCCGCCTATCTGGCGGCCGACCGCTTCACGGTGGCCGGCATGGGCCGGGACTTCACGACCAACCTGGGAATGAACTACCGGCGGGCCCTGTCCTTCGGGCTGGTCATCGTCTCCATGAGCACGGCCGTGGTCGTCGCGACGGTGGGGACCATCCCCTTCCTGGGGCTGATCGTGCCGAACCTGGTCAGCATGGCCGTGGGCGACAACGCGCGCCGCGCGGTCCCCTGGGTGGCGCTGGGCAGCGCCGCGTTCGTCCTGGTCTGCGACCTGATCGGCCGGACCGTGCGCCACCCCTACGAGATCCCGGTGGGCACGATCGTCGGCGTCGTCGGGAGCGCGCTGTTCCTCTATCTCCTGCTCAGGAAGGGCGCCTCCGATGGTTAG
- a CDS encoding siderophore ABC transporter substrate-binding protein, giving the protein MAYRPIAPTLAGFAKILSVAAAVVALAQAVPASAQERIEITHAQGRTSVPRNPERIVVFDLASLDTLDALGVEIDGVPGGLLPEYLSKYRSDDHAKVGTLFEPDYEAVNALAPDLIVVGGRSSTKYRELARIAPTIDMTVDTGDYMGSVTRNVEQLGRIFGKETEAESKLATIRRSIEDLRATASGIGEGLLVLTTGAKMSAYGPGSRFGILHDVFAVKPAEENLQASLHGQSISSEFILAANPDWLFVIDRDAAIGSGNSSGAVLGNELVAQTKAWKQDNVVYLDAVNWYLVGGGLISLQAMVDQLSQAFAKSG; this is encoded by the coding sequence ATGGCATATCGCCCGATAGCGCCGACATTGGCGGGGTTCGCGAAGATCCTATCGGTTGCCGCCGCGGTCGTCGCGCTGGCGCAGGCCGTGCCGGCTTCGGCCCAGGAGCGGATCGAGATCACCCACGCGCAGGGCAGGACGTCCGTTCCCCGCAACCCCGAGCGGATCGTCGTCTTCGACCTGGCGTCCCTCGACACCCTCGACGCGCTGGGCGTCGAGATCGACGGGGTGCCGGGCGGACTGCTGCCGGAGTATCTGTCCAAATACCGGTCCGACGACCACGCGAAGGTCGGGACGCTGTTCGAACCGGACTACGAGGCGGTCAACGCCCTCGCTCCCGACCTGATCGTCGTCGGCGGACGCTCGTCGACCAAGTACAGGGAACTGGCCCGGATCGCGCCGACCATCGACATGACGGTCGATACGGGCGACTACATGGGCAGCGTCACCCGCAACGTCGAGCAGCTCGGCCGCATCTTCGGCAAGGAGACGGAGGCGGAGAGCAAGCTGGCGACGATCCGCCGCTCGATCGAGGACCTGCGCGCCACCGCGTCGGGCATCGGCGAAGGGTTGCTGGTCCTGACCACGGGGGCCAAGATGAGCGCCTACGGCCCGGGATCGCGGTTCGGCATCCTGCACGACGTGTTCGCCGTGAAGCCTGCGGAGGAGAACCTCCAGGCCTCGCTGCACGGCCAGTCGATCTCCTCCGAGTTCATCCTGGCGGCGAACCCCGACTGGCTGTTCGTGATCGACCGCGATGCGGCGATCGGGTCGGGGAACTCCTCCGGAGCCGTGCTCGGCAACGAGCTGGTGGCCCAGACCAAGGCCTGGAAGCAGGACAACGTCGTCTATCTGGACGCGGTGAACTGGTATCTGGTCGGCGGCGGGCTGATCTCGCTCCAGGCCATGGTCGACCAGCTGTCCCAAGCCTTCGCGAAGAGCGGCTGA